In the genome of Myxococcus guangdongensis, one region contains:
- a CDS encoding ArsA family ATPase: protein MAGLLDKRLWVVSGKGGVGKSTVAAALALRSARAGRRTLVCEVNTQERISRFLEHPPAGPEVMLLEENLWAVDVRPQEAMREYGLMVLRFETLYKTVFENKLVRYFLRFVPSLQELVLLGKIMYHLQEKLPDGRWRFDTIVLDAPATGHAISFLSVPQVLVQTVPPGPMSREAQKMRDLLVDPSVTAAVLVALPEEMPVNEALELHAALKERVHLRTHAAVLNQAIPERFTEADLEALAGHPELHPVAQAHHDRAALTVLAGTKLERNLHTPVFTIPRLFLPAFGRDAIEQVMGHLETLVMGER from the coding sequence ATGGCAGGGCTCCTGGACAAGCGGTTGTGGGTCGTCTCCGGCAAGGGTGGCGTGGGCAAGAGCACCGTCGCCGCGGCGCTCGCCCTGCGCTCGGCGCGCGCGGGGCGTCGGACGTTGGTGTGCGAGGTGAACACGCAGGAGCGCATCAGCCGCTTCCTCGAGCACCCTCCCGCCGGCCCCGAGGTGATGCTGCTGGAGGAGAACCTCTGGGCCGTGGACGTGCGCCCGCAGGAGGCCATGCGCGAGTACGGGCTGATGGTCCTGCGCTTCGAGACCCTCTACAAGACGGTCTTCGAGAACAAGCTGGTGCGCTACTTCCTGCGCTTCGTGCCGTCCCTGCAGGAGCTCGTCCTGCTGGGGAAGATCATGTACCACCTGCAGGAGAAGCTGCCGGACGGGCGCTGGCGCTTCGACACCATCGTCCTGGACGCGCCGGCCACCGGCCACGCCATCTCCTTCCTGAGCGTGCCGCAGGTGCTCGTGCAGACGGTGCCCCCGGGCCCCATGTCGCGCGAGGCCCAGAAGATGCGCGACCTGCTGGTGGACCCGTCCGTGACGGCGGCCGTCCTGGTGGCGCTCCCGGAGGAGATGCCGGTGAACGAGGCGCTGGAGCTGCACGCGGCGCTCAAGGAGCGGGTGCACCTCCGCACGCACGCGGCGGTGCTCAACCAGGCCATCCCCGAGCGCTTCACGGAGGCCGACCTGGAGGCGCTGGCGGGCCACCCGGAGTTGCACCCCGTGGCCCAGGCGCACCATGACCGCGCGGCGCTGACGGTGCTCGCGGGCACCAAGCTGGAGCGCAACCTTCACACGCCGGTGTTCACCATCCCCCGGCTGTTCCTCCCCGCGTTCGGGCGGGACGCCATCGAGCAGGTCATGGGTCACCTCGAAACACTGGTGATGGGGGAGCGGTGA
- a CDS encoding M48 family metalloprotease, giving the protein MEPLFTPEQLAEIHAYHLPHYIRAAVNPFARFALLALMLGVLVRPFFRMATAAAAGLERRFGVLRTAPVSRAFFSAMDRLWGESGWGAAVLFALMTDLFVKLVYAPVDIWFAYTLEHQHGMSNYTPAAFARDMLKGHLLGGFAIAALVIGLYGLARRTRQWWWVLGVPVALLMLVSSALDTYRGRLYFEQEPLPQGPLRTRMTELMAQADITFSDVLVEKTSVASRRIQAYFAGQGPTRAIVLNDVILQELSEDEVLAAVAHEAGHVQEQKWPGRIASSLAVVALLFAIDRMLRVAAARNWFGTSRFADIRTLPLLSLLLSLVLLLGAPVAGAFSREREREADRFALRLTHDVDAFRRMLVKAARVNKMDPDPPRWVVLKGMSHPPVGERLADLPAP; this is encoded by the coding sequence ATGGAGCCCCTCTTCACGCCCGAGCAGCTCGCGGAGATTCACGCCTACCATCTGCCCCACTACATCCGCGCGGCGGTGAACCCCTTCGCACGGTTCGCCCTGCTGGCGCTCATGTTGGGTGTGCTGGTGAGGCCCTTCTTCCGCATGGCCACGGCGGCCGCGGCGGGACTGGAGCGCCGCTTCGGCGTCCTGCGCACCGCGCCCGTCAGCCGCGCCTTCTTCAGCGCCATGGACCGGCTGTGGGGTGAGTCCGGCTGGGGCGCGGCCGTCCTCTTCGCGCTGATGACGGACCTGTTCGTGAAGCTGGTCTACGCGCCGGTGGACATCTGGTTCGCGTACACGCTGGAGCACCAGCACGGCATGTCCAACTACACCCCGGCCGCCTTCGCCCGGGACATGCTCAAGGGGCACCTGTTGGGCGGGTTCGCCATCGCCGCGCTCGTCATCGGCCTGTATGGCCTGGCCCGCCGCACGCGGCAGTGGTGGTGGGTGCTGGGCGTGCCCGTGGCCCTGCTGATGCTCGTCTCCTCCGCGCTCGACACGTACCGCGGCCGCCTCTACTTCGAGCAGGAGCCGCTGCCCCAGGGGCCTCTGCGCACGCGGATGACGGAGCTGATGGCCCAGGCGGACATCACCTTCTCCGACGTGCTGGTGGAGAAGACCTCCGTGGCCTCGCGGCGCATCCAGGCGTACTTCGCGGGCCAGGGGCCCACGCGCGCCATCGTCCTCAACGACGTCATCCTCCAGGAGCTCTCCGAGGACGAGGTGCTCGCGGCCGTGGCCCACGAAGCCGGCCATGTGCAGGAGCAGAAGTGGCCGGGCCGCATCGCCTCCTCGCTGGCCGTCGTCGCGCTGCTCTTCGCCATCGACCGGATGCTGCGCGTGGCGGCGGCGCGGAACTGGTTCGGCACCTCGCGCTTCGCGGACATCCGCACCCTGCCGCTGCTCTCGCTGCTCCTGTCGCTCGTGCTGCTCCTGGGAGCCCCCGTGGCCGGGGCCTTCTCCCGCGAGCGTGAGCGCGAGGCGGACCGCTTCGCCCTGCGCCTCACCCACGACGTCGACGCGTTCCGCCGAATGCTGGTGAAGGCCGCGCGGGTCAACAAGATGGACCCCGACCCTCCGCGCTGGGTCGTCCTCAAGGGCATGAGCCATCCCCCCGTGGGCGAACGTCTGGCCGACCTGCCCGCTCCCTGA
- a CDS encoding tetratricopeptide repeat protein, which yields MSVSRWGWVLALGLGVAGCRTTGAAGSSDTAQVTPAKQEIEFDAVTVTADLELDKLNDEELFAGGTSAFAANDFKQAARFFGRLVDFHPQSQHRRAALYNAGLAHQRLKEWEEAWLRFSELADAKGGQGDALDAAFRVAETQYHLERYDEAVALLSTLAAREDIPVNRRIEARVQQGVCELEAGRTDAAEATLRKALSAYEALSDKDEVDDYFPAQAHFFVGELYRLDYEDVKLDPAKGADKLAEDLNYKAELLLSSQGHYLRSIRVGNGYWATASGSRIGAMYEDLYAQMVSSPAPSELNAEEAVVYRQELRKKIRVLLTKSINIYERTLETAERIGSQSSFVDRTRESLAKVKALLLADAEGEPPPEPPASKDEPHT from the coding sequence ATGTCGGTCAGTCGCTGGGGCTGGGTGTTGGCGCTGGGCCTGGGTGTCGCCGGATGTCGGACGACGGGCGCGGCGGGGAGCTCGGACACCGCCCAGGTGACACCGGCGAAGCAGGAGATTGAGTTCGACGCGGTGACGGTGACCGCGGACCTGGAGCTGGACAAGCTCAACGACGAGGAGCTCTTCGCGGGGGGCACGTCCGCCTTCGCGGCCAACGACTTCAAGCAGGCGGCGCGCTTCTTCGGGCGGCTGGTGGACTTCCATCCCCAGAGCCAGCACCGCCGCGCGGCGCTCTACAACGCGGGGCTCGCCCACCAGCGCCTCAAGGAGTGGGAGGAGGCGTGGCTGCGCTTCTCCGAGCTGGCGGACGCGAAGGGGGGCCAGGGGGACGCGCTGGACGCGGCCTTCCGCGTGGCGGAGACGCAGTACCACCTGGAGCGCTACGACGAGGCCGTGGCCCTCTTGTCCACGCTCGCCGCGCGCGAGGACATCCCGGTCAACCGCCGAATCGAAGCGCGCGTGCAGCAGGGCGTGTGCGAGCTGGAGGCGGGCCGCACCGACGCCGCCGAGGCCACGCTGCGCAAGGCCCTGTCCGCCTACGAGGCCCTGTCCGACAAGGACGAGGTGGACGACTACTTCCCCGCGCAGGCGCACTTCTTCGTGGGGGAGCTGTACCGGCTCGACTACGAGGACGTGAAGCTGGACCCCGCCAAGGGCGCGGACAAGCTCGCCGAGGACCTCAACTATAAGGCGGAGCTGCTGTTGTCCTCGCAAGGCCACTACCTGCGCTCCATCCGCGTGGGCAACGGCTACTGGGCCACCGCGTCGGGCTCGCGCATCGGCGCCATGTACGAGGACCTCTACGCGCAGATGGTGAGCTCACCCGCCCCCTCGGAGCTCAACGCCGAGGAGGCCGTCGTCTACCGGCAGGAGCTGCGAAAGAAGATTCGGGTGCTGCTCACCAAGTCCATCAACATCTACGAGCGCACCCTGGAGACGGCCGAGCGCATCGGCTCGCAGAGCAGCTTCGTGGACCGCACGCGCGAGAGCCTCGCCAAGGTGAAGGCCCTGCTCTTGGCGGACGCGGAGGGAGAGCCCCCGCCGGAGCCTCCCGCCTCCAAGGACGAGCCGCACACCTGA
- a CDS encoding twin-arginine translocase TatA/TatE family subunit has translation MGLGLGELIVLGFILLVVFSAARMGQLGNAVGKFVYSFRKASKGDDLVDAKSLPSSRRGSTDAEYTDQDAPRRR, from the coding sequence ATGGGCCTCGGCCTCGGAGAACTCATCGTCCTCGGCTTCATCCTGCTGGTGGTCTTCTCGGCCGCCCGGATGGGTCAGCTCGGCAACGCGGTGGGCAAGTTCGTCTACTCGTTCCGCAAGGCGTCCAAGGGCGATGACCTCGTCGACGCCAAGTCGCTGCCGTCCTCGCGTCGGGGCTCCACCGACGCCGAGTACACCGACCAGGACGCCCCGCGCCGCCGCTAG
- a CDS encoding ParA family protein translates to MRRIAFINEKGGTCKTTLAVNTAAWLARERGMRVLLVDLDTQGHASKALGLDVRTLPRNVFHLLTDDTVALADVVRPTAVAGLDVLPSYKEMADFPVVVASHARRSHRLADRLEAAKDAGYDAVVFDSPPSMGLTTRNILVAATEVVVPVALTYLALDGCAEVADTVRQVGEAEGRSDLSVTKVVPTLYRKTALATAILERLRAYFPESLATTPLGYDVKVDEAQSHGKTIFEYAPRSRGAQMLAAIASEIHGGPAPRKRKRAAPRA, encoded by the coding sequence ATGCGGCGCATCGCCTTCATCAACGAGAAGGGCGGCACCTGCAAGACGACGCTGGCGGTGAACACCGCCGCGTGGCTCGCCAGGGAGCGCGGCATGCGCGTGCTGCTGGTGGACCTGGACACGCAGGGCCACGCCAGCAAGGCGCTCGGCCTGGACGTGCGCACGCTTCCTCGCAACGTCTTCCACCTGCTGACCGACGACACCGTCGCCCTGGCGGACGTCGTTCGGCCGACGGCCGTGGCCGGGTTGGACGTGCTGCCCTCGTACAAGGAGATGGCGGACTTCCCGGTGGTGGTGGCGTCCCACGCGCGGCGCTCGCACCGGCTGGCGGACCGCCTGGAGGCGGCGAAGGACGCGGGCTACGACGCCGTCGTCTTCGACTCGCCGCCGTCCATGGGGCTCACCACGCGCAACATCCTGGTGGCCGCGACGGAGGTGGTGGTGCCCGTGGCGCTGACGTACCTGGCGCTGGATGGCTGCGCGGAGGTGGCGGACACGGTGCGGCAGGTGGGCGAGGCCGAGGGTCGCTCGGATTTGAGCGTCACCAAGGTGGTGCCCACGCTGTATCGGAAGACGGCGCTGGCCACGGCGATTCTGGAGCGGCTCAGGGCGTACTTCCCGGAGTCACTCGCCACGACGCCGCTGGGCTACGACGTGAAGGTGGACGAGGCCCAGAGCCACGGGAAGACCATCTTCGAGTACGCGCCCCGAAGCCGCGGCGCGCAGATGCTGGCCGCCATCGCCTCGGAGATTCACGGCGGGCCCGCTCCCCGGAAGCGGAAGCGGGCGGCGCCGAGGGCCTGA
- a CDS encoding ArsA family ATPase, whose protein sequence is MSTTALAPALANKRVLICVGSGGVGKTTVAATLALRSAVEGRQSLVCTIDPAKRLANSLGLSALGNAETQVPASALAPLGVTPRAALYAMMLDMKQTWDDLITRVAPPEQRERILANRFYQSLSTALAGSQEYIAMEKVWELRRKGEYELVVLDTPPTAHALDFLDAPNRVLDFLDNEAAKWLLAPALKAGKLGLSLFNRSGYVLRALSKFTGTEMLQELSSFMLSLSGMNEGFRERARGVRSLLEDKTTGFVLVTSPHPERMDEAIHFNTLLKQHRMEVVALVVNRVHPLPTEAMWADAATLTPTRRAKMEETLRELQVLAEQDQKGIAQLQAACPGIPLIRVPRFGLDVHDITSLWQTGRYLLGDDTF, encoded by the coding sequence GTGAGCACCACGGCCCTCGCGCCCGCGCTCGCGAACAAGCGCGTCCTCATCTGTGTCGGCTCCGGCGGTGTCGGGAAGACGACGGTGGCGGCCACCCTGGCCCTGCGCTCGGCGGTGGAGGGCCGACAGAGCCTGGTGTGCACCATCGACCCGGCGAAGCGGCTGGCCAACTCGCTGGGCCTGTCCGCGCTCGGCAACGCGGAGACGCAGGTGCCGGCCTCCGCGCTGGCGCCCCTGGGCGTCACGCCGCGCGCGGCGCTGTACGCGATGATGCTGGACATGAAGCAGACGTGGGATGACCTCATCACCCGCGTCGCGCCTCCGGAGCAGCGCGAGCGCATCCTCGCCAACCGCTTCTACCAGTCGCTCTCCACGGCCCTGGCGGGCAGCCAGGAATACATCGCGATGGAGAAGGTCTGGGAGCTGCGCCGCAAGGGCGAGTACGAGCTCGTCGTGCTGGACACGCCGCCCACCGCGCACGCGCTGGACTTCCTGGACGCGCCCAACCGCGTGCTGGACTTCCTGGACAACGAGGCGGCGAAGTGGCTGCTGGCGCCCGCGCTGAAGGCGGGCAAGCTGGGCCTGTCGCTCTTCAACCGCAGCGGCTACGTGCTGCGCGCGCTGTCCAAGTTCACCGGCACGGAGATGCTCCAGGAGCTCTCCAGCTTCATGCTGTCCTTGTCGGGCATGAACGAGGGCTTCCGCGAACGGGCGCGCGGCGTGCGCTCGCTCCTGGAGGACAAGACGACGGGCTTCGTGCTCGTGACCAGCCCCCACCCCGAGCGCATGGACGAGGCCATCCACTTCAACACCCTGCTCAAGCAGCACCGCATGGAGGTGGTGGCGCTGGTGGTGAACCGCGTGCATCCGCTGCCCACCGAGGCCATGTGGGCGGACGCGGCCACGCTGACGCCCACCCGCCGCGCCAAGATGGAGGAGACGCTGCGCGAGCTCCAGGTGCTCGCCGAGCAGGACCAGAAGGGCATCGCCCAGTTGCAGGCCGCCTGCCCGGGCATCCCCCTCATCCGGGTGCCGCGTTTCGGGCTGGACGTCCACGACATCACCAGCCTGTGGCAGACCGGCCGCTACCTGTTGGGCGACGACACCTTCTGA
- a CDS encoding ArnT family glycosyltransferase produces MATAPTSVSHPPSSVPSLAAVPSPAPEPSTRLLLGVLLAVALVPRLLVFFVNENLYGDAVVRTELAERWLRAPHLITAYGDGAYQFGPLHMYLVGIALSVFDREVAGRVVSLLFGVLSVVPLFALTRRLFDWRAGMVAALVFSAWGMHLQFSTTAGSEAVSLFFMLAAFAFYAEGVDENRFAPLFQAALMLNLACALRYDAWMYIPLLCLGLFFSSQDKVAAVTRAVGFGLACLPFPLLWMQGNELMHGDPFYPVKAVEDFHRDWVVSSAGSGAAIGWRAQQLFFWPGVALFTLTPGVGLLGLWGMVKAWKARPDTRWLVAAAVVPAAYFTFRAVVLLNFVPLGRFTVTQLAVVPVFVAFGFWSLMGSRSEGARKGVAGVSALLAVVLPVALGVYTFRDDGRLQTSLRPVSPTSTNPVPVMRVADFVKAEVAEKGGALALDTDPSYMDLQVAFFSGLPEERIARVRWDTFRKLLGETRPEVLVRFDQGALAKDPGVTLEGRTLTLDGVAYEELDGFTAPLHVYRRRP; encoded by the coding sequence ATGGCGACCGCACCCACCTCCGTCTCCCACCCCCCGTCCTCCGTGCCGAGTCTCGCGGCGGTTCCATCTCCCGCGCCCGAGCCGAGCACGCGCCTTCTCCTCGGGGTGCTGCTGGCGGTGGCGCTGGTGCCCAGGCTGCTCGTCTTCTTCGTGAACGAGAACCTGTACGGCGACGCGGTGGTGCGCACGGAGCTGGCGGAGCGGTGGCTGCGCGCGCCGCACCTCATCACCGCGTACGGGGATGGCGCGTACCAGTTCGGCCCGCTGCACATGTACCTGGTGGGCATCGCGCTGTCGGTGTTCGACCGGGAGGTGGCCGGGCGCGTGGTGAGCCTGCTGTTCGGCGTGCTGTCGGTGGTGCCGTTGTTCGCGCTGACGCGGCGGCTGTTCGACTGGCGCGCGGGCATGGTGGCCGCGCTGGTGTTCAGCGCGTGGGGCATGCACCTGCAGTTCTCCACCACCGCGGGCAGCGAGGCGGTGTCGCTGTTCTTCATGCTGGCCGCGTTCGCGTTCTACGCGGAAGGGGTGGACGAGAACCGCTTCGCGCCGCTGTTCCAGGCGGCGCTGATGCTCAACCTGGCGTGCGCGCTGCGCTACGACGCGTGGATGTACATCCCGCTGTTGTGCCTGGGGCTGTTCTTCAGCAGCCAGGACAAGGTGGCGGCGGTGACGCGCGCGGTGGGCTTCGGTCTGGCGTGCCTGCCGTTCCCCCTGTTGTGGATGCAGGGCAACGAGCTGATGCACGGCGACCCCTTCTACCCGGTGAAGGCGGTGGAGGACTTCCACCGCGACTGGGTGGTGTCGTCGGCGGGCTCGGGGGCGGCCATCGGCTGGCGCGCGCAGCAGCTGTTCTTCTGGCCGGGCGTGGCGCTCTTCACCCTGACGCCGGGCGTGGGGCTGCTCGGGTTGTGGGGCATGGTGAAGGCGTGGAAGGCGCGGCCGGACACGCGCTGGCTGGTGGCGGCGGCGGTGGTGCCCGCGGCGTACTTCACGTTCCGCGCGGTGGTGCTGCTCAACTTCGTGCCGCTGGGGCGCTTCACGGTGACGCAGCTGGCGGTGGTGCCGGTGTTCGTCGCGTTCGGCTTCTGGTCGCTGATGGGCTCCAGGAGCGAGGGCGCGCGCAAGGGGGTGGCGGGCGTGTCGGCGCTGCTCGCGGTGGTGCTGCCGGTGGCGCTGGGCGTGTACACGTTCCGCGACGACGGGCGCCTGCAGACGTCCCTGCGGCCGGTGAGCCCCACGTCGACCAACCCCGTGCCGGTGATGCGCGTGGCGGACTTCGTGAAGGCGGAGGTGGCCGAGAAGGGCGGGGCGCTCGCGCTCGATACGGACCCCAGCTACATGGACCTCCAGGTGGCCTTCTTCTCCGGCCTGCCCGAGGAGCGCATCGCCCGCGTGCGCTGGGACACCTTCCGCAAGCTGCTGGGTGAGACGCGGCCGGAGGTGCTGGTGCGCTTCGACCAGGGTGCGCTGGCGAAGGACCCCGGGGTGACGCTGGAGGGGCGCACGCTGACACTGGACGGCGTTGCCTACGAGGAGCTGGACGGCTTCACCGCGCCGCTGCACGTGTACCGGCGCCGGCCGTAG
- a CDS encoding tetratricopeptide repeat protein, producing MGRVIKHEGIEGMRMETGAVHRMRSFARGEATWAEVEGMTFEEAKAIAQVGCDLAAAGRLEEARILFEGLVAGNPRDAGAHAALGTVYQKLGRLEEAIAEFSTALARDAGHPVALANRGELYLRKGERQGFTDLSKAVEVDPHGETAAGRRARALVKAITLVAVEKLKQDAQQP from the coding sequence ATGGGTCGCGTCATCAAACACGAGGGAATCGAGGGCATGCGGATGGAGACCGGGGCGGTGCACAGGATGCGGTCCTTCGCGCGGGGCGAGGCGACGTGGGCGGAGGTGGAGGGGATGACCTTCGAGGAGGCGAAGGCGATTGCGCAGGTGGGCTGCGACCTGGCGGCCGCGGGGCGGCTGGAGGAGGCGCGCATCCTCTTCGAGGGGCTGGTGGCCGGGAACCCTCGGGACGCGGGCGCTCACGCGGCGCTGGGCACCGTGTACCAGAAGCTCGGGCGGCTGGAGGAGGCCATCGCGGAGTTCAGCACGGCGCTGGCGCGGGACGCGGGACATCCGGTGGCGCTGGCGAATCGGGGGGAGTTGTACCTGCGCAAGGGGGAGCGCCAGGGCTTCACGGACCTGTCGAAGGCGGTGGAGGTGGACCCGCACGGTGAGACGGCGGCGGGACGCAGGGCGCGGGCGCTGGTGAAGGCCATCACGCTGGTGGCGGTGGAGAAGCTCAAGCAGGACGCCCAGCAGCCGTAG
- a CDS encoding glycerophosphodiester phosphodiesterase — MLLLAHRGASADAPENTLEAFSEAVHQGADGVELDAMVCGSGEVVVCHDERLERLARLPWEVRTTPWWKLQKADVGSPLGFAPARIPLLEEVLESLPPQFIVNIELKCERFDDDGLARKVARLVRDLGMAERVVISSFNPLCLFRLLHAAPELRRGYLIDPDRRWGVQAYAVSPLVSSHSVHPYHVDCTPERVATWRAAGLRVAAWTVDDAARASELERMGVSYLITNRPGAVREALRAAA; from the coding sequence ATGCTCCTGCTTGCCCACCGAGGCGCCTCCGCCGACGCCCCCGAGAACACCCTGGAAGCCTTCTCCGAGGCCGTCCATCAGGGCGCCGACGGCGTGGAACTGGACGCCATGGTGTGCGGCTCGGGCGAGGTCGTCGTCTGTCACGACGAGCGCCTGGAGCGCCTGGCCCGCCTGCCGTGGGAGGTGCGCACCACGCCCTGGTGGAAGCTCCAGAAGGCGGACGTGGGCTCCCCCCTCGGCTTCGCTCCAGCCCGCATCCCCCTCTTGGAGGAGGTGCTGGAGTCCCTGCCCCCACAGTTCATCGTCAACATCGAGCTGAAGTGCGAGCGCTTCGATGACGACGGCCTGGCCCGCAAGGTGGCCCGGCTCGTGCGTGACCTGGGCATGGCCGAGCGCGTGGTCATCTCCAGCTTCAACCCGCTGTGCCTGTTCCGGCTGCTCCACGCCGCGCCCGAGCTGCGCCGGGGCTACCTCATCGACCCGGACCGGCGCTGGGGCGTGCAGGCCTACGCGGTGAGCCCGCTCGTGTCGTCGCACTCGGTGCACCCGTACCACGTGGACTGCACGCCGGAGCGGGTGGCCACCTGGCGCGCCGCGGGGCTGCGCGTGGCCGCGTGGACCGTGGATGACGCCGCACGCGCGAGCGAACTCGAGCGCATGGGCGTCAGCTACCTCATCACCAACAGGCCGGGCGCGGTGCGTGAAGCCCTGCGCGCCGCGGCTTGA
- the ruvX gene encoding Holliday junction resolvase RuvX, whose product MRTLGLDFGTKTIGVAVSDGLGLTAQGVTTIRRTSLKADLAALGALAREHEADRFVLGLPLNMDGSEGPRAEASRKFADAVTQTLGIQVELWDERLSTVAATRTLLEADVSRARRKEVIDQVAAQFILQGWLDARGSRNTDYHPDDYDDDEPGHSG is encoded by the coding sequence ATGCGAACCCTGGGTTTGGACTTCGGAACCAAGACCATTGGCGTGGCCGTCTCGGACGGCCTGGGCCTCACCGCCCAAGGCGTCACCACCATTCGACGCACGTCCCTCAAGGCGGACCTGGCCGCCCTCGGCGCCCTGGCGCGCGAGCACGAGGCGGACCGCTTCGTCCTCGGCCTGCCGCTGAACATGGACGGCTCGGAGGGCCCCCGCGCGGAGGCCTCGCGCAAGTTCGCGGACGCGGTGACTCAGACGCTCGGCATCCAGGTGGAGCTCTGGGACGAGCGGCTGTCCACCGTGGCCGCCACGCGCACGCTCCTGGAAGCGGACGTCAGCCGCGCCCGCCGCAAGGAGGTCATCGACCAGGTGGCCGCCCAGTTCATCCTCCAGGGCTGGCTGGACGCGCGCGGCAGCCGGAACACCGACTACCACCCGGACGACTACGACGACGACGAGCCCGGCCACTCCGGGTGA
- a CDS encoding polyhydroxyalkanoate synthesis regulator DNA-binding domain-containing protein translates to MSEAEQAGAPSSKEPKIIKRYTNRKLYDTVESRYVTLDEIAAMIKEGTEVRIVDNRTKEDLTSVTLAQIIFEEEKKKNQMPLSVLREIIRHPGESISGFIQKEVSPRVASIREEAESRLDKLLRREEAVKAGLEVPPEEPLQQAADANLPAGGLSPADLLKASQRAFEDWQKKIDERVKHVVENLTGNLPALGRDMQSLTQRLEELEKKLEQIEQSKKSE, encoded by the coding sequence ATGAGCGAGGCCGAGCAAGCAGGCGCTCCAAGCAGCAAGGAGCCGAAGATCATCAAGCGGTACACGAACCGGAAGCTCTACGACACCGTGGAGAGCCGGTACGTCACCCTCGATGAGATCGCCGCGATGATCAAGGAGGGCACCGAGGTGCGGATTGTCGACAACCGCACGAAAGAAGACCTGACCTCGGTCACCCTCGCGCAAATCATCTTCGAGGAGGAGAAGAAGAAGAACCAGATGCCGCTGTCGGTGCTGCGGGAGATCATCCGCCACCCCGGCGAGTCCATCTCGGGCTTCATCCAGAAGGAGGTCAGCCCTCGCGTCGCCTCCATCCGCGAGGAGGCCGAGTCCCGCCTCGACAAGCTCCTGCGCCGCGAAGAGGCCGTGAAGGCCGGCCTGGAGGTCCCTCCCGAGGAGCCCCTCCAGCAGGCCGCGGACGCCAACCTGCCCGCCGGTGGCCTGTCCCCCGCCGACCTGCTCAAGGCCAGCCAGCGCGCCTTCGAGGACTGGCAGAAGAAGATCGACGAGCGCGTGAAGCACGTCGTCGAGAACCTCACCGGCAACCTCCCCGCCCTGGGCCGCGACATGCAGTCGCTCACCCAGCGCCTCGAGGAGCTGGAGAAGAAGCTCGAGCAGATCGAGCAGTCGAAGAAGTCCGAGTAG